One Mytilus trossulus isolate FHL-02 chromosome 5, PNRI_Mtr1.1.1.hap1, whole genome shotgun sequence DNA segment encodes these proteins:
- the LOC134717542 gene encoding DNA ligase 1-like, translated as MESGGIQLLYETGRGVFLIGYESIEVPPPKPASLKLQATPLRYESRELSQAAYRNSEVHEEPKTTNNITDRGAIKIAEPEHVYSYTTGSKVRCAEPMSKERRKPTERRVLDISETPMRQSQSTRHPLSKFEDKTRADNEEGTENMANLYGIREQNEIRLVMVGKTGSGKSATGNTIMTKVNHFVSKLSGGSVTNECKRGECSQAGRKIVVIDTPGLFDTKTPRDQISKEIINCVHMSSPGPHVFLLVVQIDRFTEEEIETFNRLFDLFGEEMGRFAIITFTKLDDIEKGNTTVESYIDEGPDTMKEFLKRCHGRYIAFDNNASAKNKTAKIQREKEKAYQEIKRMKEEMETIDKEHNAELYRTKKKKKEEKEKQANAIEEKERYQMKVLQSIQEQQIEMNRKYHETEQQKELQLSKAAEQHSKIMEAEIKRIVDGNNQKYNEMRITMDAKDRANEKLQDQMAQQNASMQQFMRESDQRNKELLKQQAENIRQMADEKRKAEETLKTHLEEQKKSMDDKTKTVLQDQMEKDRRQREEFQAATLKANDINQARMERQNALMQNKMREKEQDFLKQQENQKIAIEAKTQAVLQKQKERDEKQSKEFAELKRQNEDMREKLDKDDRCLIS; from the exons atggAATCAGGGGGAATACAGTTATTATATGAGACAGGACGAGGTGTATTCTTAATCGGAT atgAGTCAATAGAAGTACCACCTCCAAAACCAGCCAGCCTAAAATTACAAGCAACTCCTTTACGATATGAATCCCGTGAACTTTCTCAAGCTGCATATAGAAATTCTGAAGTTCATGAGG agccaaaaacaacaaacaatataACAGATAGAGGTGCAATAAAAATTGCTGAACCTGAACATGTTTATAGTTATACAACAG GTTCTAAAGTTAGGTGTGCAGAACCAATGTCAAAAGAAAGACGCAAACCAACTGAACGCAGAGTTTTAGATATTTCAGAAACTCCTATGCGACAATCACAATCAACTAGACATCCACTATCAAAatttgaag ATAAAACACGCGCTGACAATGAAGAAGGAACAGAAAATATGGCCAACCTCTATG GTATACGGGAACAAAATGAGATCAGATTAGTCATGGTAGGCAAGACAGGATCTGGAAAGAGCGCAACCGgaaatacaatcatgacaaaagttaaccattttgtatcaaaattatCAGGAGGATCCGTCACAAATGAATGTAAGAGAGGTGAATGTAGCCAAGCAGGACGTAAGATAGTGGTAATTGATACACCCGGTTTATTTGATACGAAAACTCCTCGGGACCAGATATCCAAGGAGATAATAAATTGTGTACATATGTCCTCACCAGGTCCACATGTATTTCTTCTTGTTGTTCAGATAGATAGGTTCACAGAAGAAGAAATTGAAACGTTTAATCGTCTCTTTGACCTATTTGGGGAAGAAATGGGAAGATTTGCCATCATTACTTTTACTAAGCTTGATGACATAGAAAAAGGCAACACCACTGTTGAGTCATACATAGATGAGGGTCCAGATACAATGAAGGAATTCTTAAAACGTTGTCATGGTCGATATATTGCATTTGATAACAACGCATCTGCGAAAAACAAAACAGCGAAA ATCCAAAGAGAAAAAGAGAAAGCATATCAAGAGATCAAAAGAATGAAAGAAGAAATGGAAACAATTGACAAGGAACATAATGCTGAACTATACagaactaaaaagaaaaagaaagaagaaaaggAAAAACAGGCAAATGCCATAGAAGAAAAGGAAAGATATCAAATGAAGGTTCTCCAAAGCATACAAGAACAACAAATTGAAATGAATCGCAAATACCATGAAACGGAACAGCAGAAGGAGTTGCAACTTTCGAAAGCAGCAGAACAACACAGCAAAATAATGGAGGCAGAGATCAAACGAATAGTTGACGGTAATAACCAGAAATACAATGAAATGAGGATAACAATGGATGCAAAAGATAGAGCTAATGAAAAACTTCAAGATCAAATGGCACAACAAAATGCATCAATGCAACAATTTATGCGTGAAAGTGATCAAAGAAATAAAGAGTTACTTAAACAACAGGCAGAGAACATAAGACAAATGGCGgatgaaaaaagaaaagcagAGGAAACTCTTAAAACGCATTTGGAGGAACAGAAGAAATCTATGGATGATAAAACGAAAACAGTTTTACAAGACCAAATGGAGAAGGATAGACGACAACGGGAAGAGTTCCAGGCAGCAACTCTTAAAGCTAATGATATCAATCAGGCAAGAATGGAAAGACAGAATGCATTGATGCAAAATAAAATGCGTGAAAAGGAACAGGACTTCCTCAAACAGcaagaaaaccaaaaaattgcAATAGAGGCAAAGACGCAAGCGgtgttacaaaaacaaaaagagagAGATGAAAAACAAAGCAAAGAGTTCGCGGAATTAAAACGACAAAATGAGGACATGCGTGAAAAGTTGGATAAAGACGATCGATGTTTGATATCATAA